Proteins encoded together in one Desulfosporosinus meridiei DSM 13257 window:
- a CDS encoding [Fe-Fe] hydrogenase large subunit C-terminal domain-containing protein, protein MTTYDEIFKRLVKASYNDKLEQEIREIEASGNEATKKYVYYALGNGEQNKVVFQINDCKGECTSEKHNCETSCIFNAIVRDMEGKVVIQDRSCIHCGHCIDTCSLNNLIDKKEFIPLIDLLRKKEVAVYAIVAPAIIGQFGDRVTMGQLRAAFKQLGFYGMVEVALFADILSLKEALEFDRAVNSEEDFVLTSCCCPIWVGMVKRVYNQLIPHIQPSVSPMVACGRGIKRLHPEAKVVFIGPCIAKKAEAKEADIQDAIDAVLTFEEVKQIFEATGVNPEDMEDITSGHSSSAGRIYARTGGVSKAISDTLDQLRPDKLIRIKAVQAEGIQECKEILRSINQGDIKANFYEGMGCVGGCVGGPKALLKSELGTLHVNTYGLLADARTPLHNPYIRELLDRLDIKDVNDLLEGESAAIFQRQFNK, encoded by the coding sequence GTGACTACCTATGACGAAATTTTTAAACGCTTAGTTAAAGCTTCCTACAATGATAAGCTGGAGCAAGAGATCCGAGAAATTGAAGCAAGCGGAAATGAAGCCACGAAAAAATATGTTTATTATGCCTTGGGGAATGGTGAGCAGAACAAAGTAGTGTTTCAGATTAATGATTGTAAAGGGGAATGTACGAGTGAAAAACATAACTGTGAAACGTCCTGTATCTTTAATGCCATAGTCCGGGATATGGAAGGAAAAGTCGTAATCCAAGATCGCAGCTGTATTCACTGCGGGCATTGCATTGATACGTGTTCACTCAATAACTTAATTGATAAGAAGGAATTTATTCCTTTAATAGATTTACTGAGAAAAAAAGAGGTCGCTGTCTATGCAATTGTGGCCCCTGCCATTATTGGGCAGTTTGGAGATCGGGTTACTATGGGTCAACTCAGAGCTGCTTTCAAACAGCTTGGTTTTTACGGTATGGTAGAAGTTGCGCTTTTTGCAGATATCCTAAGCCTGAAAGAAGCTCTTGAATTTGATCGAGCAGTTAATTCTGAAGAGGATTTTGTCTTGACCAGTTGTTGCTGCCCTATCTGGGTGGGTATGGTTAAGCGGGTTTATAATCAATTAATTCCCCATATCCAACCTTCCGTATCCCCAATGGTTGCTTGCGGCCGGGGAATTAAACGACTTCATCCCGAAGCAAAAGTGGTTTTTATTGGTCCTTGTATAGCAAAAAAAGCTGAGGCCAAAGAAGCAGATATTCAAGATGCCATTGATGCAGTATTAACCTTTGAGGAAGTTAAGCAGATCTTTGAAGCGACGGGAGTTAATCCTGAAGATATGGAGGATATCACTAGTGGACATTCTTCCTCTGCCGGACGTATTTATGCCCGCACAGGAGGGGTATCGAAAGCTATTTCAGATACCCTTGACCAGCTTAGACCAGATAAACTTATCCGGATTAAGGCAGTTCAAGCTGAGGGAATTCAGGAGTGTAAAGAGATCCTTCGTTCCATTAATCAGGGAGACATTAAGGCGAATTTTTATGAGGGAATGGGCTGTGTTGGTGGCTGTGTCGGCGGTCCAAAAGCCCTCCTCAAATCTGAATTAGGAACCCTCCATGTCAATACCTATGGACTGTTAGCAGATGCCCGCACCCCTTTACACAACCCATATATTCGAGAACTCCTTGACCGTCTCGATATTAAGGATGTCAATGACTTGCTTGAAGGAGAGTCTGCTGCAATATTCCAAAGACAGTTTAACAAATAG
- a CDS encoding DUF2200 domain-containing protein — protein MPKHNIYTMSVASVYPHYVTKAEKKGRTKTEVDEIIRWLTGYSQDELEAQLEKKTDFETFFEEAPQLNPSRALIKGVVCGVRVEDIEEPTMQEIRYLDKLIDELAKGKALDKILRK, from the coding sequence ATGCCCAAACATAATATCTATACAATGAGTGTCGCAAGTGTTTATCCCCATTATGTTACGAAGGCGGAGAAAAAAGGACGGACGAAAACAGAAGTCGATGAAATCATCCGTTGGTTGACAGGATATAGCCAGGACGAGTTAGAAGCGCAACTTGAAAAAAAGACAGACTTTGAGACCTTCTTTGAGGAAGCCCCCCAACTAAATCCTTCACGGGCTTTGATCAAAGGTGTGGTCTGCGGTGTCCGAGTGGAAGACATCGAAGAACCAACTATGCAGGAAATTCGCTATTTGGATAAGCTGATCGATGAGTTAGCAAAGGGAAAAGCGCTGGATAAGATTTTGCGGAAATAA
- a CDS encoding response regulator transcription factor produces the protein MFQILVVEDNKNLLMLMKTRLEQAGYRVLQAENGQKALEIFENEHIDLIICDIMMPYMDGFELIESLRDAKYTLPILIVTAREDYEDKEKGFRLGTDDYMVKPIDMNELTLRVAALLRRAKITNEHKIVIGEILLDYDNLSITGPDLQIELPKKEFLLLFKLLSYPKQIFTRQQLMSEIWGLDTDIDERTVDSHIKKLRKKFDDRPEFKIITIRGLGYKAEKNYD, from the coding sequence ATGTTTCAAATATTGGTAGTTGAGGATAATAAGAACTTATTAATGTTAATGAAAACTCGGCTGGAACAAGCCGGTTATCGAGTTTTGCAAGCCGAAAACGGTCAAAAGGCTCTTGAAATTTTTGAAAACGAACATATTGATTTAATTATCTGTGACATCATGATGCCCTATATGGATGGATTTGAACTCATTGAAAGCCTTAGAGATGCAAAGTACACCCTGCCAATTTTAATTGTGACTGCCAGAGAGGATTATGAGGATAAAGAGAAAGGCTTCAGATTAGGTACAGACGATTATATGGTTAAGCCAATTGATATGAACGAGCTGACTTTAAGAGTAGCAGCTCTGCTAAGACGGGCTAAAATTACCAATGAACATAAAATTGTTATCGGTGAAATCCTACTGGATTATGACAATTTGAGCATTACTGGCCCAGACCTTCAGATTGAATTACCCAAAAAAGAGTTTCTATTACTCTTTAAATTGTTAAGCTATCCTAAGCAAATTTTTACAAGGCAGCAGCTAATGTCTGAAATCTGGGGGCTGGATACAGATATAGATGAACGAACGGTGGACAGCCACATAAAAAAGCTGCGCAAGAAGTTTGATGACAGGCCGGAGTTTAAGATCATCACGATTCGCGGGCTGGGTTATAAGGCGGAGAAGAACTATGATTAA